In Necator americanus strain Aroian chromosome IV, whole genome shotgun sequence, the following proteins share a genomic window:
- a CDS encoding hypothetical protein (NECATOR_CHRIV.G15187.T1) translates to MVAWTQRWAPLLLEVVPARRVISRHLVTLDIKVFRVVSRRGFRTTNRLLKKKLSPKQSDLVVFEMKKKIFCEGSLLDAVQRANLFADCKHFVDMPLKQDAETTLVRWEALRATGPVSVERLRQFVDEFFDQPEEELVECEPADWEPTDDAFHSIKDSKYRDFAIALHKKWPTLYRKISDSVRIRPERYSIIPVPNPFVVPGGRFREIYYWDSFFIIKGLLASRMYATVRGMIENMQYLIEEFGFVPNGNRIYYLNRSQPPVLTWCVHAYYMATNDLDFVEKLLPTLRKEMAFFQTNRSIIMEGWPGPLYRYRVVVNSPRPESYREDIKSAEHLHEEIDKQKLWGDIAAAAESGRDFSSRWFSHSGPMAGKLEGTRTSEIVPVDLNAIICGNLQLMGDLYDAIGDIEGSKWCAQSADLMKQTIYQVLWNETAGCWFDYDIPNDKHLRMFSDTNFFPMFTRATHSGFKAERVVNYLRITGVLDFPGGVPSSLVASGQQWDFPNAWAPTMWILIEGLRRNDQHEVALQITEKWVRKNFNMWRASGGKMYEKYNVVSACYKIIGGGGEYDLQEGFGWTNGVLLDLLVTYGNELTWSADEECRCCVLDCICLV, encoded by the exons AGTTATCCCCAAAACAAAGCGATCTAGTtgtgtttgaaatgaaaaaaaagatcttctgCGAGGGATCACTTCTCGATGCCGTACAACGTGCAAATCTATTCGCCGACTGCAAACACTTCGTGGATATGCCACTCAAACAGGACGCTG AAACCACTCTAGTTCGCTGGGAAGCCCTAAGAGCAACCGGACCAGTGAGTGTTGAGCGTCTTCGACAATTTGTCGACGAATTTTTCGATCAACCCGAAGAGGAGCTGGTGGAGTGTGAACCAGCTGATTGGGAACCAACG GACGACGCTTTCCACTCGATCAAGGACTCGAAATACCGTGACTTTGCCATAGCTCTACATAAGAAGTGGCCAACGCTCTACAGAAAG ATCTCCGATAGTGTGCGAATTAGGCCAGAGAGATACTCGATCATACCAGTACCGAATCCTTTTGTGGTACCTGGTGGAAG GTTTCGAGAAATTTATTACTGGGATAGCTTCTTCATCATTAAAGGACTCTTGGCTTCCCGCATGTATGCTACCGTACGTGGAATGATAGAAAATATGCAGTATCTCATAGAAGA GTTCGGATTTGTACCGAATGGAAATCGCATATACTATCTCAACCGTTCACAGCCACCAGTACTGACATGGTGTGTACACGCATACTACATGGCTACCAATGACCTTGATTTCGTCGAGAAGCTTCTACCAACATTGCGCAAAGAG ATGgcttttttccaaacaaacaGATCGATTATTATGGAGGGATGGCCGGGTCCTCTTTATCGCTACCGTGTTGTTGTAAACTCACCTCGTCCAGAAAGCTATCGTGAGGACATCAAAAGTGCTGAACACTTGCATGAAG AAATTGACAAACAGAAACTATGGGGCGACATCGCAGCCGCTGCTGAAAGTGGGCGAGATTTCTCTAGTAGGTGGTTTAGCCATTCAGGACCAATGGCTGGAAAACTTGAAGGAACGAG GACCAGTGAAATTGTGCCGGTAGACTTGAACGCCATAATTTGCGGAAATCTACAGTTGATGGGTGATCTTTACGACGCCATTGGTGATATCGAAGGATCCAAATGGTGCGCCCAATCCGCAGATTTGATGAAGCAAACTATTTACCAG GTGCTCTGGAATGAGACAGCCGGCTGCTGGTTTGACTACGATATCCCAAATGATAAACACTTACGTATGTTTAGTGACACCAATTTCTTCCCAATGTTCACCAGAGCTACCCACTCCG GATTTAAAGCCGAAAGAGTGGTGAATTATCTGCGCATAACCGGTGTTCTAGATTTCCCGGGGGGTGTACCAAGCTCCCTAGTCGCAAGTG GACAACAATGGGATTTTCCGAACGCATGGGCGCCGACGATGTGGATACTTATCGAAGGGCTCAGACGGAACGATCAGCACGAAGTGGCTCTCCAAATAACAGAGAAATGGGTGCGGAAGAATTTCAATATGTGGCGTGCAAGTGGAGGAAAAATGTACGAAAAG TATAATGTAGTGTCCGCATGCTACAAGATCATCGGTGGAGGTGGCGAGTATGATTTGCAAGAAGGTTTCGGATGGACCAATGGAGTCCTGCTTGACTTACTTGTTACATATGGTAATGAGCTGACATGGAGCGCAGATGAAGAATGCCGATGTTGTGTACTCGACTGTATTTGCCTTGTTTGA